From Cydia fagiglandana chromosome 6, ilCydFagi1.1, whole genome shotgun sequence, the proteins below share one genomic window:
- the LOC134665539 gene encoding uncharacterized protein LOC134665539, with protein sequence MDNPAKGLNPEGAPITGPHKGDLGASSPTSPDCEEPMEGHDRAETLSNKRPHEGDRDQEDLDYEAHVGSGPKISTSLRGRAKAMGKKGSKGHFTGLAAAKARLRAHKEDFLLEVLDSQEVKGVVLPFPPLQTRSQGDNKRVNKKKGDKEPWKLTPSPCPSQEMRECSSPPYIGTDYIEIVREATQTVLQAAGKSGNLNGQVWGKMNQACRDILAATDCLADREEGEELRALKADNKRMREQLAQCQAEMKALRRAFSERETQPLPQAPTAQFDQSPTGFAEAFKEALKELKEDLKRDLTITMGNMISARTGYSTEPVPRPPLAADRNKTTGSQPIPQPELLSEVPSRAVTRAPPTRQPKGPAAQPSAPVAPATKKRANSAPRQKTAKEPSVSPPSQPATTTQQPAESWTQVVRKGKSGKSAKPSCPPAAPARKPAPAGPRKLVVPSTAAIVVALKPESEATYASIMSKATTSVNLADVGLEHVKVRKTAAGARIIEVSGSDNGRAADELCRKITDVIGEEARVYRPTKMADLRISGLDEAATQEAIAGAIAKLGECSPNDVKVGSIRAQYNGTGSALAQSPITAAKRVTAAGRLLIGWSSALVVALDPTPMRCFRCMGTGHTRALCPSPVDRSSLCFRCSRPDHRMADCKAEAAFCSVCHAAKRPAGHIMGGLCAPTSKRQRGSSEGPKNLPKA encoded by the coding sequence ATGGATAACCCCGCGAAGGGGTTGAATCCGGAGGGGGCTCCAATCACGGGGCCCCATAAAGGGGATTTAGGGGCGAGTTCTCCGACCTCGCCCGACTGCGAGGAACCAATGGAGGGCCACGACAGGGCTGAGACCCTCTCCAACAAGAGGCCCCATGAGGGGGACCGAGACCAGGAGGACCTGGACTATGAGGCTCACGTTGGGAGTGGGCCTAAAATTAGCACCTCGCTGAGGGGTAGGGCCAAAGCCATGGGGAAGAAAGGTTCCAAAGGTCACTTTACTGGCCTGGCAGCAGCCAAGGCCAGACTGAGGGCCCATAAGGAGGACTTCCTCTTGGAGGTGCTGGACAGCCAGGAGGTAAAGGGGGTGGTTCTTCCTTTCCCCCCCCTTCAGACAAGGTCCCAGGGGGACAACAAGAGGGTCAATAAGAAGAAGGGGGATAAGGAGCCGTGGAAGCTGACCCCGTCCCCGTGCCCAAGTCAAGAAATGAGAGAATGTAGCTCGCCCCCATACATAGGGACGGACTACATCGAAATAGTGCGGGAGGCGACCCAGACTGTCCTACAGGCAGCCGGGAAATCCGGCAACCTAAATGGACAAGTCTGGGGCAAAATGAACCAGGCCTGCCGGGACATCTTGGCGGCCACCGACTGCCTGGCAGACAGAGAAGAGGGCGAGGAGTTGCGAGCCTTAAAGGCCGACAATAAGAGAATGCGGGAGCAACTTGCCCAATGCCAGGCGGAGATGAAGGCCCTTCGTAGGGCTTTCTCTGAGAGGGAGACCCAGCCCCTACCACAGGCCCCGACGGCTCAATTCGACCAGTCCCCGACGGGCTTCGCTGAGGCCTTTAAGGAGGCCCTTAAGGAACTCAAGGAGGACCTGAAGCGGGATCTTACAATTACTATGGGAAACATGATCTCGGCCCGCACGGGCTATTCCACTGAGCCGGTCCCCCGCCCCCCTCTGGCGGCGGACAGAAATAAGACGACTGGGAGCCAGCCCATACCCCAGCCGGAACTTCTCTCTGAGGTGCCCTCAAGGGCAGTAACACGTGCGCCGCCCACTAGGCAGCCTAAGGGCCCTGCGGCTCAGCCTTCGGCACCAGTGGCACCAGCGACCAAGAAGAGGGCTAACTCTGCTCCTAGGCAGAAGACGGCGAAGGAGCCCAGTGTCTCCCCACCCTCACAGCCggcaacaacaacacaacagcCTGCTGAGTCTTGGACGCAGGTTGTCAGAAAGGGCAAATCTGGCAAATCCGCCAAGCCTTCTTGCCCCCCTGCCGCTCCGGCTCGGAAACCGGCACCTGCGGGCCCGAGAAAGCTGGTTGTGCCCTCTACGGCTGCGATAGTGGTGGCTTTGAAGCCGGAGTCTGAGGCGACATATGCCTCAATCATGTCGAAGGCCACCACATCGGTGAACCTTGCTGATGTGGGTCTAGAGCACGTCAAGGTCCGTAAAACAGCTGCTGGAGCCAGGATAATCGAGGTGTCCGGGTCGGACAATGGCAGGGCGGCTGACGAACTCTGCCGAAAAATCACGGATGTGATTGGAGAGGAAGCCCGAGTATATAGGCCCACCAAAATGGCGGACCTACGCATTTCGGGCCTAGATGAGGCAGCCACTCAAGAGGCGATCGCGGGAGCAATCGCTAAATTGGGCGAATGCTCGCCGAATGATGTTAAGGTGGGATCAATTAGGGCCCAATATAATGGGACAGGGTCGGCATTGGCACAAAGCCCTATTACGGCAGCCAAAAGGGTCACCGCAGCAGGTCGACTTCTAATAGGTTGGTCCTCTGCCCTGGTAGTGGCGCTGGACCCAACACCAATGAGGTGCTTCAGGTGCATGGGCACGGGGCACACCAGAGCACTGTGCCCATCGCCAGTAGATAGGAGCAGCCTCTGCTTCCGCTGTAGCAGACCGGACCACAGGATGGCGGACTGCAAGGCGGAGGCTGCCTTTTGTTCGGTGTGCCATGCGGCCAAACGTCCAGCGGGGCACATAATGGGGGGCTTGTGCGCCCCCACCAGCAAAAGGCAAAGAGGCTCTTCTGAAGGCCCAAAGAACCTCCCCAAAGCGTAA